From Rhodococcus antarcticus, the proteins below share one genomic window:
- a CDS encoding LON peptidase substrate-binding domain-containing protein, which produces MFETIPLFPLGTVLLPGAQLPLHIFEPRYRALTTDLVTGARPGRSFGVVAVRPGWTASEGDQDALHAVGCTARLKEVQRLPDGRFDVVTTGERRFRVLSVDTTTAPYLLASVDWLPDTPPSGAEEQDLVPALVHAARGAHHTYCRVAWKRDDWDAPDHDVDPSVLSHLLAADCLLPLDDRQELLEETSSLGRLRLVRRLVVRETEILRQLRAVPVPLEQILQPVTLN; this is translated from the coding sequence GTGTTCGAGACGATTCCACTGTTCCCGCTGGGGACGGTGCTGCTGCCGGGAGCGCAGCTCCCCCTCCACATCTTCGAGCCCCGCTACCGGGCGCTGACCACCGACCTCGTCACGGGCGCCCGCCCGGGACGGAGCTTCGGGGTGGTCGCTGTTCGGCCCGGCTGGACCGCGTCGGAGGGCGACCAGGACGCGCTGCACGCCGTGGGCTGCACCGCCCGGCTCAAGGAGGTCCAGCGCCTCCCGGACGGCCGCTTCGACGTGGTCACGACCGGCGAGCGGCGCTTCCGCGTCCTGTCCGTCGACACCACCACGGCGCCCTACCTCCTGGCCTCCGTCGACTGGCTGCCGGACACGCCGCCCAGTGGCGCCGAGGAGCAGGACCTCGTCCCGGCGCTGGTCCACGCCGCCCGCGGGGCCCACCACACGTACTGCCGGGTCGCGTGGAAGCGTGACGACTGGGACGCACCCGACCACGACGTCGACCCCTCGGTGCTCTCGCACCTGCTGGCCGCCGACTGCCTGCTCCCCCTCGACGACCGGCAGGAGCTGCTCGAGGAGACCTCGAGCCTGGGTCGTCTCCGGCTGGTGCGCCGACTGGTGGTCCGCGAGACCGAGATCCTGCGCCAGCTCCGCGCGGTTCCGGTGCCGCTGGAGCAGATCCTGCAGCCGGTGACGTTGAACTGA
- a CDS encoding DUF2567 domain-containing protein: MSRSEPGAHVRRVLVLVVLVLVVLAAVLGAAWALLSPSLPVGILRDGSATPLDPEARSRFDAAVVFALGSLVVGLLAGGMSWFVLRRHRGVPLLLTVVLGSLLAAVVAELVGLGVGHLRYSGRVAAAATGSTTESAPELGSWAFVLVQPFGAALAHTVLLAFTHDDDLGPAAADRRVGPVPAGADAQGSAPAA, encoded by the coding sequence ATGTCCCGGTCGGAGCCCGGTGCACACGTCCGGCGGGTGCTGGTCCTCGTGGTGCTGGTCCTCGTGGTGCTGGCAGCGGTGCTCGGTGCGGCGTGGGCCCTGCTGTCCCCCTCTCTGCCGGTCGGGATCCTCCGGGACGGTTCCGCGACCCCGCTGGACCCCGAGGCCCGCAGCCGGTTCGACGCGGCGGTGGTGTTCGCGCTGGGCAGCCTGGTGGTGGGTCTGCTCGCGGGGGGGATGTCGTGGTTCGTCCTGCGGCGCCACCGCGGGGTGCCGCTGCTGCTGACCGTGGTCCTGGGCTCGCTGCTGGCCGCGGTCGTCGCCGAGCTGGTCGGTCTCGGCGTCGGCCACCTGCGCTACAGCGGCCGGGTCGCCGCAGCCGCGACCGGGTCGACCACGGAGTCAGCGCCCGAGCTGGGCAGCTGGGCCTTCGTCCTCGTCCAGCCCTTCGGTGCGGCGCTGGCCCACACCGTGCTGCTGGCCTTCACCCACGACGACGACCTGGGTCCTGCAGCCGCGGACCGCCGGGTGGGCCCGGTACCAGCAGGTGCTGACGCGCAGGGCTCCGCACCCGCCGCCTGA